CCACCTAAAGCACGTTAATTGCCATGACGTAACAGCCGAGAAATCCCAAAATCACGTCAGTTTTCCCGTGACGCACGGATAATGATGCACATTGTGTGAAATAAATGTGTTGCTGAAATAAATCCGTGTTAACCAGTTTTGTTTATGAGTTTTTGTTTACCACCCGACGTTCAAGACTCTTGTCAatgtataaagatatttaacaaaaaacatatttgtttgccttatcttaattattatacatgttaattttttatattttatgttcgaaattatgaaattttaataaatgatgGTTGTGTTGGAGAAGATACGGAAAATGCGGCAAAATCTAGTCtacaaaaaatatcatttacgTAAAGTGCgaactataataatatcttccaGTGAGAGTTAATCTGTTTTAtttagtaaattatatttgcaaaaatttggTTGGATTTTTTAGTTGTTTTTACTGTGCTCCAGTGCCATTTCAGAGTAATCAGCAACAGCAGATATTAATGCAATGTGTCTCCTaacattgtaattaattataaggtAAAGATACATTTCCCAAGGcagattacattttatttcacaaaataaaGAATCATAAAATACACGTTCTGTTAAACAGTCGAGAAACATGGCTGTATTAAAGATGCTGAAGCGTATCTTGTGCAAGAATATTGCGTCGTGTGGGTCGAGATTCGTGGCCATTCTGGGACCCCTAACAATTCCGCCATTGCAGATCGTAACTTTATATTACTTCTGGCAGGATTATGCCAGAGTCGTGGACAAGCGATATTGCTCCTGTTCCTGTTGGGACACTGTATTCAAAGGTAAAAAGTTAATACCGTAGAATCTCGTACATGGTTTTTGAATCCCATGATCGATGACTGCAGATTTCGTCAGGTAATTTAGATTTCTGTCGCAGGATCGTACGAATCTGGCATCGCTCCCTACAAGCACATGTACTTCAATGCCACCTCGAATATGCTGAAGATATGGATGCTGGTAGTTGTTGGGGTAATCGTCTTTTACGAAACGATGAAGCACCTGGTGAGATTGGCGATCAAGCAGCGACTAAGGAATTCCATGATGCTGCTATTCTCTACCGCCCTGTTCTCCAACTATTATTCCTGGTGGGTCTACATCAATTACTGGAATGACGATTTTTACTCCCAGTGGTATCATCAGTTGTTCTTCTCCGTCACCGAGCTGATATCCACCGGCTGGGTCGTTCATTTAGCAGACAGAAAGAACCCCATAACTCATAGGAAGGCGTTTGGCATAGCCGCGATAGCCCTCTTACATATCATGGCTGGTGGATGGGATCAGTTCTTCGTAAACGTTGTCAAGGGCGAGGGCCACGCACATCAGGTAAGGATTGATCAGATTGATTCATTACGTGAAAAGTTTACAATTTGTAATCTGTGTTTAACTTGCACAAGGTTATACGCGATCTGGGCTTCATGATACCGGACATCCTCCACGTCGCCGTTCCGTTATGGTTGATTAAATTGGAGAGCGCTTATAACATCCACCTTCCGCACTCTTTAGCGTACATGTCGAGCATCGTAATGATCGGACTATGCATTTGGTCGTTTCTATTATAATCTGATGATTGTTGCGTTGATAGGCCTACACGATTGGATGATGACATTAACCCTTTGACTGCAGGGTATCGGAAAACGAAATGCTTTCTGTATGCGGCTGAGCTGAGTCGTTATACTGTACGGAGTGTTTTTGTGAAATATCTAGATCTCGTTTATGAATATGAGACCAGCCAAAATACTTTTTTGATAGTTTTACCAACGAAAATTGCTAGATTTATCTTTAAGTCACTGTTAAGAAGAAAGTTAGGAAGAAGTAAGCGCCTAAAGATGCTgtcaatatttaatgaacgATTATCATTGAGTCTATGGGTGTTGGTAGCAGTCAAAGAGTTAATTTAAGCTCATTCTTCCTAAAACTGAGAGGATGGCCTTCGTTAATCCATTACGTTCTTCCGAAAGCGGAACTCCGCGATGCAAACCTCGGTCTAATATAAACGCCAAAATAGTCTCGTTCCTGTGACAGATTCGTTGTTAATGCAGGATGATAAGAGTTTTACAAATGGGCAAGGATGTCCAACAAAATAGTATTATCGTTAACAAATGTGTTCTGCAAGAGCAGTTTGACTGAACTTAAGTTACATTCCATCCTTTTCCAGTTACTATTTTTATCTCACTTTATTCTGTGCCTCATTGTTATGTCACATAAACTTctgaaacattattatttataaaatattatttataaaatatttataataagctTTAAGTTTTGACTGAATTTTTACGCGAAATGAACTGCAATAACTGTAGTCGGACACTtagttgatataaaaattggtttatataaaaattactgtaGTTTAGAATTGTTATAGATTACTGAAGAAATCACAAAGGATAGCgtttagaattaattcaaagaaattataatatcatgtaTTCATTGCAAACATATCATATACAGATAGATTACGAACAAGATGTTATCATGACAAGATTATGCAACGTGCAAAACAGCGCTAACCAAAAAATAGAGTATCCTACTCTTCATACGAGTTATAATGCTTAAAGTGCCTACACAGAACaagattacattattttatattattattactaattaagaTAATATATGCGAAGCAAACCGGTTTTTCGCGTGTTTAAACACAACGGCAAATACGGATGGTTACttccaaaatattaatttattaaaacactaaaatttgcattaacaATATGTAATAACAACATTAATTTTCGACTTTCAGTTGTTTAACATGAACTTGTCTTATAATATTCTTAGAGTTATTGCTAACGCGTTGATCCATCTAATTACATATCATTCTAGAGCCTGATAATTAGAAACTCGTTTTCTTCGATTGTGAGATAGCCTTTTTTTAACAGTTCACATACCATATTTACATAGACAGAAAAACGTAATCagaaatagataatatataaacagTAGCAAATTATGCCtatcaaaatatcaaaattaattttattattgttatatataccTACATGTATTTAGCGTAGAGTGTAAAAGCCATCTCCGAAGAAAAGTACTTGAGTAGAATTATGTCACTTCATATCTctaattctaaaaatatatatagttgtagtatatatatgtgcaagTATGAAACAATGGAGATGTGAATCTCTGTTTAAGaagcaaattattgttacCGTACGTAGAGTAAACACAATTGCGTTGAATGGTCTAACAATTGTGTAAATTTGCAAATGTCAAATTccgataatattttgttattaaagaaaataaataccattatttatgtaaatatactcCACAAAAGAAATCATCCGGAAAAGAAATCAGTTTGATTCAAGATACAATAAAGCGGCCTAATTTCCAACAACTGTCTAGTTTTTTTCCAACATTTTCTCTTGTTCTACATCGCGTACGCATATTCTTCTTACGGATCTTTCAATTCCCGTACTCGTGTTCTTCCAATGCCAGATGTACATGTCGACTTATTCCGACATGTAcgaagttttattatacacgAGAAAGACTCGGACTCTCCAAGAGATATCCAAGAGTAATGTAAAGAGAAAGTCTCCCCGTGTTCTCCTATATgttgcatatacatatatggcTATAGAATATTGCTCCCGGTAGACACCGTCTCGGCGTCTTCGTCGATCTTCGACTTCGTCTCCTTTTCGGTACGAGCATTTCGCGTCTGCCCtgacacacacgtacacgtgcaCACAGTTTCACGCATCTCCACATGCGTTACGTGCGTGCTCCAACACACGTACAGGGCAAGGCTGCATTTGGCGCGTATGTGCCCTTCGAACTGTGCCTGAAAACGTGGCACATAAGCTACGAAAAGTCACACGATTGTGGGGGTACCTTTAACTTGCGCTAAAGCGCAGGCCTCGAATCGATCCTCCCCATCCCCGTGGTGGCAGCGCGTCCACGAAGTACAGCCCCCGGCCGACGACTCTCTGTTGTCGACCCAACAACAGTTCAAAACCATCCGAGACCCACGGCAAACATGGCGTTGGATTTCGCAGCCACTTACAAAGTCCTGGTACTGGGAGACTCGAACGTGGGCAAGACCTGCATCGTGCATCGCTATTGTGACGAACGGTACTACGACACATACATCTCGACAATAGGTGAGCGATACGCGTGTTACACCCACGAATACGTTCTGTCAGCCACCCTCGTTTACCTGTGGCTGTTGGCGACCAGCCGTCCCGTACGCCAATGGACTCCAAAGTAGTCCTCTAGTGATTACTTGTTAAATGATCAGCATGACGCGACCTCCTTTGCGGCCGATCGCGGATGTTTTACGATAATTTACTCGTTGCATCTGGAGGATATGTCACGCATCTCAATTTCGTGCTCAGCACTATAACAATAACGCATCGTGCCACGTACTGTTGACACAGATAACAGTTAATTAACTCTCAGTTACTACGGTGAGGTCACGTCTGTCCACGGCAAACGGATCTTACCTTGCAGATGGTAATCATCTGCAAGTATCAGGATAATACAGACAAGAGATTTAGTTCATTATTTCTGATATAGTAATTCTGACATTGTAATTCGTAATTTTACAGTTACTCCTTCCTTCGATTTTTACGATAcgatgagaaataaaattactttgttttttaaaattaatataatattaatataataattaattttaatataaaattattatcttttatttttttgggATTATTTTAAGCAATAATGACAATCATGTTTCAATCTAAATTTTGACACAAAGATGTTAATTGGTGCCGTACGTGACGTACCATATTCCGTGAAATTGTATATTGAGTCGGCATCGATCAGCTGATTATCCGGCCGTATCCGCCCCAGCCTCgagtttctcttcctctctctttctctctctctgcctcttgCAAGAAATgtaactttttataaatttgaatttaatcacactgaatataattataagtcGGGTCATCTTgctgataatatataaaatgtcttGTGATCGTAATGTAAAAAAACTATTTCTGTTTGTTTGTGAATATTTCATAGCTCAATTTAAAATGTGTTCTTCATTAAGAATGTAGCTCTCGTGTagataaagttttaattatattactctCACGCAAAAAACTCTTGGAATTCTCGCGTGACAAGTGTCACTTGAACCATATAATTAGTGATACGATCTTACAATTTTATGCAGTGAATAATAATCTCGAGATATAGTCCCGTGCATCCTTGAAAGTGTATCATTTGTACATCAATATTCACTTAATTACGATAGCGAATGTAAATGATAAATGTGTCCACAGGTATCGATTTCAAACAGAAGATCATTAATTTAGATGGCACGCcgattaaattacaaatttggtGAGTAATAACCAGCGTTCTTTTGTCAGCACCGATAAATGTTTCACCACGcttagtattaataatatacagaAATACATGAACTTTTCTGAGAAAATCCATTTCGTACTGTCAAGTTTCATAAAGCACATTTTGCATATAAAATGATAGACTGCACATAAACGATGATAAAGTAGCAGAAAGTACATCAACGAATGTATCTTTAAAGGGATACCGCCGGCCAGGAAAGATTTCGTACTTTAACAACGGCGTACTATCGCGGTGCCATGGGTATCCTTTTGATGTACGATGTCACTAGCTTGGAGAGTTTCAACCATCTGTCCTACTGGCTACGGAATATCCAAGAAGTAAGATTAAAGTCGATTCTAAAGATAGAACGAAAGAGAGGAATAAATTCGCGCTATATAAGAACTTAAATGGCCGCGTTTAAACGTCCAGAAGAGAATCTAAAGTATTAAACAACCAATTTTAGTAAAATCTCACGTAAATTTAAAAGTGGAAGAAGTTCACGAGGacagtttataaaatttatgacagACTACACAACGCGGCCAATTAAGCGCATTAAAAATCTAGCGTTTGATTAATTAAGAAGCAGTTGCAAATTTGTGCAATGGTTTTTATCCGTAGAAATTGTTATCTATTAAATCGGGAACATATTGTAAAATACACAAAGTCTATGTATAGACTTATTGATTTTGTAAGAAAGCGTAACCGATTCCGAGCCATCTGCATGTAATAGAATTGTCGAAAGAGTGAATCATAAGCAATTCCCATTGTTTGCATTGGCAGAATGCGTCACCGGACGTAGTAAAAGTTTTGGCAGCGAATAAATGCGACGCGACCGCGCATCGCGCAGTAGACGCCGAGAGAGGCCAGAAGATCGCTGAGAACTTCGACATGCCCTTCTTCGAGGTATCTTGCAAGGAAAACATCAATATCGAGGAAGCCTTCCTCACCCTGGCCAGAAGGATACGGGAGCAGCGAGGCCGACGGGTAAAGCCCACTTTTTATTTGTCCGTCTTGTCTTGTAGCGCAACCCTTATCAATGTTGCAATGAAAGGATCGATTTTAACAAACgatattcaattattatttcaatcataaatgaaatcatattttattattattacttaaatgtttaattaaattaaattttcaattgaacgatatttaattcaaataaaactgttttaagCCATCGAGGGCTacaatgaaaaaaatagcTACGCGCTTGTATCTTTTCGTGATTGTAAATTTACCAAGATCGAGTTCTCACGAGCAAAATGGACAATTACAGGCCAGCCTGTTCGAGGCTTCCGAGAGAGAAGGTGCAGACAGTATAATTAAGGCACAGTCACCGTCTCAACAGGGCGACGCCTGGAGATGCACCTGTTAGTTCGGATGATCATTGGGGGTCTACTCGGCTGTCTGGCAGCTTCGACGGGATAGATAGGTATCAAGTCCGGAGAATTTCGTCTATTTATTGTGTACGAGAGAGAAGGGATGCCCGTTTCCATACctgcatatatataatacaacgtGACTATGGGTCGGCCATCAACGGAAGTCAACACGAAAGGCGTTTGTACACTTGGGTACATCCGGGGCAAGCATCCACGACACATGCAATAATCTCGCAAcggatattatacatataatctcGTAAATCCTTGTTGCATGTGAGAGCCATAACAGCGTCCTCGGAACGACGTCGTGACGGCGTGATGCAACGTTAGCGGCGGTGCGATAATCGTAATCGTGAATCATCGATATCACGGTGATCATAGATGATCGTTGCAATGATCATAGATCACACGGAACGTCACGAGCATTCATCGCACCATGCATTCGAATGATCCGGAACGCCAGTTTCGAATGATCCGGAAATGCAAAGtaacacacgtacacatatatacCATACGTACATATGTACGGTTAGGCTCGAGCTACGTTCGAAATTATCGCGAAGTTTAACTCTGATATGCGATTACACGTCATAGATGTTTACTTATAGAGATTCGAATCGCGCGTGTGCGAATGTGCGAAGAGTTGGCAGAACTCTAGCTATGAGGTAATCGAAATGCCTATGAGTGCGCGGTCACCGGAAAACGCCTGATCGGACGAACGATCTGAGTCAACCGTTAGCAGGTTCGTTTGTTCATTTCCAAGTGAACCGAAATACTCAGCTGAAAGGATCGAGCGTtacgagagaaagataaaaagagcgaaagaaaagaagggaGAGGAGAATAGTTGACAGAGGAATCGCGAGATTTGCATTTCGTCTacgatcaatttttatataatctcgTCGATGTTAGACACAGGCCAGACACAGTCATTCGGTATTATAGGCAATCTAAAACCAAAGACGTTCAATTAGATTCGCTTGACGTTATTGCTAAGGCCTAAGTAAACGGAAACATCCTCTCGATACTACCGAGGCGACACTTTTCCGCGACGATCAACGTGTTTACTGTATAAAATGTCTACGAAGACATCATCAAGCGCATTGTGATTACCGTCTGAAAAACGACACTACTTTATGAGACTTGCGATTACCACCGATGTCTCTCAACGAGGACCAGGGCCTTTCCCTTATGGAAGGGCTTGCGCGATTAGCTGTTACGTCGGGATTATTTGATACACAGATGCCAACGTTTGCGTAGATGTACCTTCGATGTCGCGCATTCGAAGCAACTGCGGGCAATCACGAAGAATCGCGGTCGCTTTAACGTTGGGAGTACGAGTAATCTTTGAGTTTGGCAAACTTCAGTGAAAGGACGATGTTTAGAGGAAGCATGTTCCGCGGCAGTTCCTAAATTTGTGTGTAGCCAGATGCACGCGAAAGGACCGCGATTTATTGGGCTGTTTGCACGCAAGACTTTCCTGACGTAGGAAACGAAGGATCGTGCGCTTCTGCGTCGACATTCAAGTGAAACTCTTTTTCTATTTGAAGAAAGCAACGCACAAGCACGACAAACGCTATTTATGCACTCAAAGCACCGCTGACGTTCGTGTGTTCATTAGAAAACGGTATTTTCAGACTCTGAAGTGAAACAAAGTTCCGAACGAGGCCAAATTGATACGATGGCGAGCACTTGACATCTGTGTGTCGAATCTTTCATATCGGTACACGCACGTGATAATTCAccctttaaattattaatgcgcTTTGATAATCCTAACAGAATGCTTTCGGCGATCTGTGTTGTATCCGATAAAGTTTCGGCGATGCAATTGTATTCTGCTGCAGAACTTCATGGCACCGATACCGCgtaaaaaagaaggaaagaagaagcGCCTGTTGGcatatttgaatttttcgcGGGTCACGAGGTGGATCTAGAGCGCGGGTAAACTAGTTTAGCTGCCATATAAAATGCTGCAAAAAGTGCACATTTTACGGAACGTAAATTGCTCGATTAATTCTAAAGAAACCGGTGGAACTCGATATCTTCGATTTCCGAAACGTTGAGAGAGCTTTTTTTTACACGAACATATACAGCAGGGCTCTCGATCGATTATCGAGTTTCTCCATTTTTATATAGGCACGTTTCAAACGTATGACGCTTTCACTTGCAGAACAAATCTGAAGTTACGCTAAAGTGAACGGGACTGAAAGATGAATTGGATAGAAATTCTCGAAAAGCATATAGCAGTTATAGCAATTACGCACATGCAAGAGTAACTGTTTCAACTGTTCCAATGACGAGAAGAAAGTTACTTgcacttttttaatttagaatcCGATTGACCTTTCAACCCTGTTCACGCGTCGTCGTTACACAAcagcaaacattttatattgtcAGTACTAGTATCATCGGTATAAAGAAACGCACAACCTTTTGTAGCAAACGTAGAGAATCGTCATCGCCCTTTCCACAAGACCACTTTCACCGTTCGTACTCTTCGTTTACGCTGGCAGAAACACAAAAAGCCTTTATTGTGCCTACCAAAAGATTATAAGGAAGAGGATAAAGACGAAGAAAGATGTGAGAAAACGGAAGATGCGTGGAAGATACATTGCACGAGGTGTATCGAGACGTTTCATGATCGATCGGGGCAAAATAAGtggaaaagtataataattatacgctGGTACGTGTTCGATCAAAAGCTCAACACCTCAGCGACATTTGAGGGAGCTTGGTGATCACGTAAGAATCGGATACCTGCGATATTCTTTTCCCCTTGTTTTTATTGGGTACCTTCGAAGGTATCTTTAAAGGAAAGGACAAGTCTATTGTTTCATCCAACAAAGTGCAACGCGGCTTTCAGCGCTGCGATATCTGATTTGCATGCGCAGCAATCGTTCCAGCACCGCCAAGCCCGTTTCAAGTTGCACACAAGTGCAATTCGAGCTACACAATCCTGCAACTTTGTTATCTCGACGTGTGGTGCAGTGTAGGGGGtgttttgaaaaatgtgaGAACCCGGTTCGCACTACGTTACTCGCCCGTATGTTTGCTTGTTTGCACGTTTGCAAGTTGCAGATTGCAATCGGGACAGATTGCAGCCGAGTCCGAACGCGTGCACTCGACGAGAAGCGTGCATTGTATCTGTCGTGATCAATTGATCGCAGCGACGATGTCGACGAAACGAGATCATTTCAAGAATTGCACATGTTGACGGATTAGCGATCGGCACGACACGATTTGTTTTTCAGCCACGCAACCGTACTGTAAATGAAATAGTTACGGCGTAGGCTTTGTACTATTTGCGGGAGAATTactatacaaatatatacatatatattattatatatatatatatatgtatacacgatacgatatgtatatgtatatatatatatatgtatatatacaggctGTCTGActtaaggcgaaaaacctctcgcccacaggtagatctcgtcgaactgaattaaaaagtcctgtaccattttgcaaacaggATTTTTACAGGACTTTTAAATttagtttgacgagatctatctgtgggcgagaggtttttcgccctATGTCAGACCCCCTGTATATTTGTtgcttttatatctttataaatcGCGGCGTATTTGTAATAAGAACACTGCGAAATTCGATTGTCTCGCTTGCTAAGCAATCTGCGCGCCCTTTAATTAGTGCAGGGTTTCCCAGATTTAAAAAGGATGaagatcattaaaatttaatagcgtaattgcatgtaaaaataatatttttgtttgttgGTTTCGGGAAGATTTCATCACatcttcaaaaattattttaaaataattgcaattacaattttcaaataatttacattacgaAATATTGTACTTTAGAATTTTATCTCGATCCAATTTTTGAAACGTTGAACGAGAcgaataaaaatctatatttttgTCAGATGTCAGCAtgtaatatctatttttaaagTCTGGGAAACCTGAAATTAGCGGAAATTAACCAGATGTGATTAAAGAAACCGGGTGTGTCGAACGCGTTCTCGTCAACCCAGGATCTTTTTTAAATGCGCGCGTGATCTGTCAGGACTATACCGTTAATTTTCATTCTGCGGACTTTGGCAAGGAGAAGCGCCCGTATTCTCGATACCATCCTCGATCTTCTCGGCGAAACTGAATTTCTCTAGTCAAAGGCGATGCATAAGACAAGTAAGAAGCACCCGAGACGATTTTATGTGACATAAACTCGACTTGGCTACAATTAAACGGCTGAAATTAAAATCACATTCGGCTATTGAACTTTGATTGGCGTACAAAGTGCGGGTGCTCGTAAGTTTCTCGTAAGAAATATATGGtagaaagaatgaaaaagaaaaaaaggtgtCAATTTGTAACACGGCGTCGCGCCTACGTGAACGGTAGAGTCGCTTGTACGAATTTCCTTTAGATAGACGCTGGATCGTCTTCATCGAAGAGTGCTTGATTTCTCGTCCGAAGCTGGTCTTCGGCTGAAAAGGCTCTCCCGAGGGAGCATTTTTTATACGACTTAGTTGAGCCTGCCAcgtatatgcgcgcgcgcgcgtgcagcgcCGTAACTAGTgctttattgtattatatcatcatgcgattttataaattatctcaCACACCATGTTCTTGGAATCCTGCGAAAAATGTACGAAATATCATGTTCGCGTCTGGGATCCATTTCGCTCTGTATCCATGCGAGTCCTTTTAATATTCCTTGGATCCATTAATTTCTGATTCCGCAAATTTCTGTGGACTTGGTTCTATAAATCTCTGGATCAGGAATAGTGAATTACATAGTCTTTAATTTCTTCGTGTCATCCTAGTTACGGCTCTGCGAATTTATCGCTCTCGGTTTTCAACGATCTTGCAATTTCCAACGATATGATGAAAGTTTCTCGACAGGAATCAGCTATGTTTTTGTTATACACAAGCcctgttaaaaattatatatatacatatatagatatatatatatagaagtaAAATAGGATAGCTTGATCGGGTAAAGCTTTCATCGctattatttttgaatttgcACACTCGATCttctttgtaaatttattgaaaaacttACTGTGTTAATTCttggatttaattaaattgaaagtttatgtttattttaaacatttacttTCTTGGCTCCATTAAAAAAGGCTCGAGCATGGAACTTTTTGCCCG
The Ooceraea biroi isolate clonal line C1 chromosome 4, Obir_v5.4, whole genome shotgun sequence genome window above contains:
- the LOC105284627 gene encoding uncharacterized protein LOC105284627; translation: MAVLKMLKRILCKNIASCGSRFVAILGPLTIPPLQIVTLYYFWQDYARVVDKRYCSCSCWDTVFKGSYESGIAPYKHMYFNATSNMLKIWMLVVVGVIVFYETMKHLVRLAIKQRLRNSMMLLFSTALFSNYYSWWVYINYWNDDFYSQWYHQLFFSVTELISTGWVVHLADRKNPITHRKAFGIAAIALLHIMAGGWDQFFVNVVKGEGHAHQVIRDLGFMIPDILHVAVPLWLIKLESAYNIHLPHSLAYMSSIVMIGLCIWSFLL